The uncultured Fibrobacter sp. genome contains a region encoding:
- a CDS encoding glycogen synthase — MDILVVSPEAGNWRKTSPLATAVNRMTDAFASAGTKVLTCSPFFKNLMVDVGSYHCVYSGVEKLQNKPYEIWVSDKDPLHTYIYNEEYFGRPYVYSPPQSAPYADNHIRFAFLASAALAYAKETHFECDAILGHEWGGALAGALAKTTYKDFAGRIPFFFTVHNITYDFHIPASEIEKIGLPRKDYNMDGYEFWGKVSLLKVGILYATKVLFPSPGYRDAMLNTNLPGGISGFLNRNADKLIGVQFGVSYQVWDFNIQENLPIKEAKAKARARLQQNLGVDFDGKMVLYVHLDEEAGNTSETLATILSDIARLDIFIIVGISSLDNEWNYYRDFAQQYPDVMCVQDLECDDDNTQILRDTLAGSDALFAANLREPSSSIILKAMAAGTLPVTGRNVGVSTMLTNYSLETAGEANAFLVDDANAPHQMLRCAKDAVHVYKTEVQDWDKCVVNAYSGFHYEWCRTISKYLLIFGELGL, encoded by the coding sequence ATGGACATCCTCGTCGTAAGCCCCGAAGCCGGAAATTGGCGCAAGACCAGCCCTCTGGCAACCGCGGTCAACCGCATGACCGACGCTTTCGCAAGCGCCGGTACCAAGGTGCTTACCTGCTCGCCGTTCTTCAAGAACCTGATGGTCGACGTGGGCAGCTACCACTGCGTCTATAGCGGTGTCGAAAAGCTCCAGAACAAGCCCTACGAGATCTGGGTATCCGACAAGGACCCTCTGCACACATATATTTACAATGAGGAATATTTCGGCAGACCCTACGTTTACAGTCCGCCGCAAAGCGCCCCGTACGCAGACAACCACATCCGGTTCGCATTCCTCGCCTCGGCCGCTCTCGCCTACGCCAAAGAAACACATTTTGAATGCGACGCCATTCTGGGCCACGAATGGGGTGGCGCCCTCGCAGGCGCGCTCGCCAAAACTACCTACAAGGATTTTGCAGGTAGGATTCCGTTCTTCTTTACCGTCCATAACATCACCTACGACTTCCATATTCCTGCAAGCGAAATCGAAAAGATCGGTCTTCCGCGCAAGGACTACAATATGGACGGCTACGAATTCTGGGGTAAAGTCAGCCTTTTGAAAGTGGGCATCCTGTATGCCACTAAGGTTCTGTTCCCCTCGCCCGGCTACCGCGACGCCATGCTCAACACCAACCTCCCCGGCGGAATCAGTGGATTCCTGAACCGTAACGCAGACAAGCTGATCGGCGTGCAGTTCGGTGTGAGCTACCAGGTTTGGGACTTCAACATTCAAGAAAACCTCCCCATCAAAGAAGCCAAGGCCAAGGCCCGCGCCCGACTGCAGCAGAATCTGGGCGTAGACTTCGATGGCAAGATGGTTCTCTACGTGCACCTCGACGAAGAAGCTGGCAACACCTCCGAAACACTCGCCACGATTCTTTCGGACATCGCGCGCCTCGACATTTTCATCATCGTGGGCATTTCGTCTTTGGACAACGAATGGAACTACTACAGGGACTTCGCACAGCAGTACCCCGACGTCATGTGCGTTCAGGACCTTGAATGCGACGACGACAACACGCAGATTCTCCGCGACACTCTCGCCGGTTCCGACGCCCTGTTCGCCGCCAATCTCCGTGAACCGTCTTCGTCCATCATCCTCAAGGCGATGGCCGCTGGCACGCTCCCTGTCACAGGCCGCAACGTAGGCGTTTCGACGATGCTCACCAACTATTCGCTCGAAACTGCAGGCGAAGCAAACGCATTCCTGGTCGACGACGCCAACGCCCCGCACCAGATGTTACGTTGTGCAAAAGACGCCGTGCACGTCTACAAGACCGAAGTACAAGACTGGGACAAGTGCGTGGTAAACGCCTACAGCGGATTCCACTACGAATGGTGCAGGACCATTTCCAAATACCTGCTCATTTTCGGCGAACTTGGCCTTTAA
- a CDS encoding outer membrane lipoprotein carrier protein LolA — protein sequence MEKSKAWFKSGKAWNLDFRVQVFYADSPDIASQNGKLLVAEGDRFVLDMAGIKFYSDGESLWQHNVEQKQVLIKSVEDLSSSLHPSELLFKYLNCRAKEISEGEFNKQKMWVLKLDPSKYKGQFTQMEVWLSKKDFSPKRLYTVDPSGNGSWYNIVNLSVVKSWKPEDFKYKPVKGVDEIDMR from the coding sequence ATGGAAAAATCCAAGGCTTGGTTCAAGTCGGGTAAGGCGTGGAACCTTGATTTTAGAGTGCAGGTGTTTTATGCGGATTCTCCGGATATAGCCTCGCAGAACGGAAAGCTTTTGGTGGCCGAAGGGGATCGCTTTGTGTTGGATATGGCTGGTATCAAGTTCTATAGCGATGGCGAAAGCCTGTGGCAGCACAATGTGGAACAGAAACAGGTGCTGATCAAGTCGGTCGAAGATCTGTCGAGCTCGTTGCACCCTTCTGAACTTTTGTTCAAGTACCTGAACTGCAGGGCAAAAGAGATTTCGGAAGGCGAATTCAACAAGCAGAAAATGTGGGTGCTGAAACTGGACCCTTCCAAGTACAAGGGACAGTTTACGCAGATGGAAGTCTGGCTTTCGAAAAAGGATTTTTCGCCCAAGCGCCTGTACACGGTTGACCCTTCCGGCAACGGCTCGTGGTATAATATTGTGAACCTTTCGGTGGTCAAGTCCTGGAAGCCTGAAGACTTTAAGTACAAGCCGGTGAAAGGCGTAGACGAAATTGACATGCGGTAA
- a CDS encoding DNA replication/repair protein RecF gives MISKIYIDGVRSLSGFEQEFGPGITVVHGPNGCGKTSILESVHLLAQGFSFRARDLKEMIAWNGDELILRAVFDDAGRETKRAIRVGRRSTDVRENGESLKSPTAFFGNIPAVVMQPSDIELLRGAPEVRRHWLDEILCYRSQANAAVLKRYRRILQQRNQWLRQYKREGFATGGDELLAVLTEQLVDLGAKLWAARIELSKEISPIITGYYRKLSGGVDEITCAYKSSILKELDALDGAEFLDDSELDKAAMAADKGSLYIASESGASEDGSVDENALREAYRRKLAGLEFAEKIQGITLSGPHKDDLGVCIGDSEMRTCGSQGQCRCAAVAMRFAAVDVATRYLSKPILLLDDIFAELDVNRRDAVASLIREKACQVIIATPQLEELPFKAEAEIELGHK, from the coding sequence GTGATTTCAAAGATCTATATAGACGGCGTACGCAGCTTGTCTGGCTTTGAACAAGAGTTTGGACCGGGAATCACTGTGGTTCACGGACCAAACGGTTGTGGTAAGACGTCTATATTGGAATCGGTGCACCTGCTTGCGCAAGGGTTTTCGTTTAGGGCCCGCGATTTAAAGGAAATGATTGCCTGGAACGGCGACGAATTGATTTTGCGCGCCGTTTTTGATGATGCAGGCCGTGAAACGAAGCGCGCCATTCGCGTGGGCCGCCGTAGCACAGATGTGCGCGAAAACGGTGAAAGCCTTAAGTCTCCGACAGCATTCTTTGGTAACATTCCGGCTGTGGTGATGCAGCCTTCGGACATTGAACTTTTGCGTGGGGCACCCGAAGTGCGCAGGCACTGGCTCGATGAAATTCTCTGTTACCGCTCGCAGGCAAATGCCGCGGTGCTCAAGCGTTACCGCCGCATATTGCAACAGCGAAACCAATGGCTGCGCCAATACAAGCGCGAAGGCTTTGCTACCGGTGGCGATGAACTGTTGGCGGTTCTTACGGAACAGCTGGTAGACTTGGGTGCCAAACTCTGGGCCGCCCGCATTGAACTTTCTAAAGAAATCTCGCCGATTATTACCGGCTATTACCGCAAGCTTTCGGGCGGGGTAGATGAAATCACCTGTGCCTACAAGAGTTCGATTCTTAAGGAATTGGATGCTCTCGATGGCGCGGAATTTTTGGACGATTCCGAACTTGACAAGGCCGCGATGGCTGCCGATAAAGGCTCGCTCTATATCGCGTCGGAATCGGGAGCTTCTGAAGACGGCTCGGTCGATGAAAATGCCTTGCGCGAGGCTTACCGCCGTAAGCTCGCCGGTTTGGAATTTGCCGAGAAGATTCAGGGGATTACATTGTCTGGCCCGCATAAAGATGACTTGGGCGTGTGCATTGGCGATTCTGAAATGCGCACTTGCGGATCGCAAGGCCAGTGCCGCTGTGCTGCGGTCGCCATGCGTTTTGCCGCGGTCGATGTGGCGACTCGTTACCTGAGTAAACCGATACTTTTGCTGGATGATATTTTTGCGGAGCTCGATGTGAACCGCCGCGATGCGGTGGCATCGCTTATTCGCGAAAAGGCATGCCAGGTGATTATTGCGACTCCGCAGCTAGAAGAATTGCCGTTTAAGGCCGAAGCGGAAATTGAACTTGGTCATAAATAA
- the mscL gene encoding large-conductance mechanosensitive channel protein MscL: MGIKGKASSLLEEFKAFAFKGNIVDMAIGVIIGGAFGKIVTSFVNDIVMPSVTAIIAMGGGKDAGEGLKALAFTTAEGVTIPYGSFIGGIIDFLIVAIVVFIVMKKFLGFMQNMRKKEEEAPAAPPAPPEPSAEEKLLTEIRDLLKK, translated from the coding sequence ATGGGAATCAAAGGTAAAGCATCGTCCCTGCTCGAAGAATTCAAAGCCTTCGCGTTCAAGGGTAACATCGTCGATATGGCTATCGGTGTGATCATCGGTGGTGCATTCGGCAAAATCGTCACCTCCTTCGTTAACGACATCGTTATGCCGAGCGTTACCGCCATTATCGCCATGGGCGGCGGCAAGGATGCTGGCGAAGGCCTCAAGGCTCTCGCATTCACGACGGCCGAAGGCGTGACCATTCCTTACGGAAGCTTCATTGGCGGCATCATCGACTTCCTCATTGTCGCCATCGTGGTGTTCATCGTCATGAAGAAGTTCCTCGGCTTCATGCAGAACATGCGTAAGAAAGAAGAAGAAGCCCCGGCAGCACCTCCGGCACCTCCTGAACCGAGCGCCGAAGAAAAGCTTCTCACCGAAATCCGTGACTTGCTGAAAAAGTAA
- a CDS encoding DMT family transporter, translated as MSWFVLALLSAFFLGCYDLAKKKSVQDNAVRVTLFFCSAFYALFMSPLLLTGHCESLPLQSHIYLFGKAAIVGGSWILTYNALAHLPLSIATTIRALAPVFTIFIAVTFMGERPFALQWIGVAICICSYVGLSLAGRKEMGHFFSNGWVICMVLGTLLAACSGVYDKFILQRMNFDPLTVQVWFSIYMALWQFAICAVTWFPTRHKTTPFKFRWSMVLVAVLLIVADRCYFVAVSDPDALISIITVFRRSSVLISFFAGLLLFKERKSKMKFVALLGVILGICLIALGK; from the coding sequence ATGTCATGGTTCGTTTTAGCTTTACTTTCGGCATTCTTTTTGGGGTGTTATGATCTTGCCAAGAAAAAGTCGGTGCAGGACAATGCGGTCCGTGTGACACTGTTCTTTTGCAGCGCTTTTTACGCCCTCTTTATGAGCCCGCTCCTTTTGACGGGCCATTGCGAAAGCTTACCCTTGCAAAGCCACATTTACCTGTTCGGCAAGGCGGCCATTGTTGGCGGTAGCTGGATTTTGACCTATAACGCTCTTGCGCACTTGCCGCTGAGTATTGCAACGACGATTCGCGCGTTAGCGCCAGTGTTTACGATTTTTATTGCAGTGACATTTATGGGCGAGCGCCCGTTTGCGCTCCAGTGGATAGGTGTTGCCATTTGTATCTGCTCTTATGTGGGCTTAAGCCTTGCGGGTCGTAAAGAAATGGGGCATTTCTTTAGCAACGGCTGGGTGATATGCATGGTGTTAGGTACGCTCTTGGCGGCGTGCAGTGGCGTGTATGACAAGTTTATTCTGCAGCGCATGAACTTTGACCCGCTTACGGTTCAGGTGTGGTTCAGCATTTACATGGCTCTCTGGCAGTTTGCCATTTGCGCGGTCACGTGGTTCCCGACGCGCCACAAAACGACTCCCTTTAAATTCCGCTGGTCCATGGTCTTGGTGGCGGTACTCCTGATTGTGGCGGACCGCTGCTATTTTGTGGCAGTGAGTGACCCTGACGCCTTGATTTCGATTATTACGGTGTTCCGCCGCTCTAGCGTGCTGATTTCGTTCTTTGCTGGTTTACTACTTTTCAAGGAACGCAAGAGCAAGATGAAGTTTGTTGCCTTGCTAGGCGTGATTCTGGGTATTTGCTTGATTGCGCTTGGAAAATAA
- the coaE gene encoding dephospho-CoA kinase (Dephospho-CoA kinase (CoaE) performs the final step in coenzyme A biosynthesis.), with product MMIGITGTIGAGKSLVGRILRDRKIRVIDADVAVHHLYRDDKNLRAAIAKEFGEDMLTEKGISRSRMADLVFKDASARGRLEALVYPVLTQYLLRANPAFVEAALFENVPDLVAKLDEIWVVSAARDVRKNRLVENRGFSEADAERRIELQSAKDSEGEWRKLFPGKKIRFIDNSGDEAQLQNAIKNIL from the coding sequence ATGATGATTGGAATTACAGGAACAATTGGTGCGGGAAAGTCGCTTGTCGGTCGCATTTTGCGCGACCGTAAAATCCGCGTGATTGATGCGGATGTGGCTGTGCATCACTTGTACCGTGACGACAAGAATCTGCGGGCGGCGATTGCCAAGGAATTCGGCGAGGATATGTTGACCGAAAAAGGCATTAGCCGGAGCCGTATGGCCGATTTGGTCTTTAAGGATGCTTCTGCCAGAGGGCGCCTAGAGGCGCTTGTTTACCCGGTGCTTACGCAGTATCTGCTCCGTGCAAATCCGGCGTTTGTAGAGGCAGCCTTGTTCGAAAACGTGCCGGATTTAGTGGCCAAGCTTGATGAAATCTGGGTGGTGAGTGCTGCCCGCGATGTCCGCAAGAATCGCTTGGTTGAAAACCGAGGCTTTAGCGAAGCGGATGCAGAGCGCCGTATTGAATTGCAGTCGGCGAAAGATAGCGAAGGAGAATGGCGTAAGCTATTTCCGGGCAAGAAAATTCGTTTTATTGAC